A window from Solanum stenotomum isolate F172 chromosome 5, ASM1918654v1, whole genome shotgun sequence encodes these proteins:
- the LOC125865366 gene encoding probable inactive leucine-rich repeat receptor-like protein kinase At3g03770 isoform X2 encodes MEKHLRLKTLLVLLVLLLSISISEQLQSSSQANILSRIRNLLNYPNVLSNWNNETDFCNTEPSSSVTVICYEDNITQLHIIGSKGASQLHNFLIDSFVTTLVELPSLKVLRLVSLGLYGPLPSKLSRLSSLEILDLSSNFFHSEIPREISSLTSLQSLILDGNKFTGRLPNGLGSLVVLAVLSVKNNSLDGHLPDMLGNLHNLRVLSLSRNNFTGDVPDLSGVENLQVLDLEDNSLGPKFPQVSSKIQSIVLRNNKFTAGIPEKVQSYHQLEHMDISSNRFMGPFPPSLLSLPSITYLNVAGNRLTGMLFEDNQCNAGLDFVDLSTNLLSGRLPSCLLTGPKHRIMRYSNNCLATGDGTQHPFSFCRNEALAVGILPHHHKHIPGSKVVLALIICGSIIGGVVLVCATIIVVRKFLAKIATPKKTTRSIVENAASTYTSKLFTDANYVTRTMKLGSLSLPSYRTFSSEELKVATNNFDAATFIGNSSDDQLYRGQLKDGSYITIRCLQTKRKNSSQNFMYHIELMSKLRHHHLISTLGHCFECYLDDSSVSRIFLVFEYVSNGTLRSWISDKHAKGRLTWTQRIAAAIGVARGMQFLHTGNVPGVFSNNIKITDILLDQNFVAKICSYNLPILDENVKEQKCTRANYEEKLVVYDFGVILLEIISGKQINTKNEVRVTQNQLQESIMSNAMSRKNVVDPAIRNSCSDESLKTMIEICCRCLEQDTEDMPSVEDVIWNLQFAAQVEDSWRKDSSSSDASPISHLYSFKPNLSRNSNSNSTYV; translated from the exons ATGGAAAAACATTTAAGACTTAAAACTCTTCTAGTTTTGCTTGTTTTATTGCTCTCAATTAGCATCTCAGAGCAACTACAATCTTCTTCACAAGCAAATATTTTATCGAGGATTCGAAATCTTCTGAACTATCCAAATGTTCTGAGTAATTGGAACAATGAAACTGATTTCTGTAACACTGAGCCAAGTTCATCTGTTACTGTTATCTGTTATGAGGATAACATAACTCAGCTTCATATAATAGGGAGCAAAGGGGCTTCTCAATTACATAATTTCTTGATCGATTCGTTTGTCACTACACTTGTTGAGCTTCCAAGTTTGAAAGTTCTAAGATTAGTTTCTCTTGGTTTATATGGACCATTGCCTAGTAAACTTTCAAGACTTTCATCATTGGAGATACTTGACCTTAGTTCAAATTTCTTTCATAGTGAGATACCTCGAGAAATTTCATCGTTAACGAGCCTCCAGAGTTTAATactagatggaaataagttcacTGGAAGACTTCCAAATGGACTTGGTTCACTTGTTGTTTTGGCAGTTTTGAGTGTAAAGAACAATTCTTTAGATGGACATTTACCTGATATGCTCGGAAATTTGCATAATCTTCGTGTACTTTCACTTTCGAGGAATAATTTTACTGGTGATGTACCTGATCTTAGTGGTGTCGAAAACCTTCAAGTTCTAGACTTGGAAGATAATTCTCTTGGACCGAAATTTCCTCAAGTTAGCAGCAAAATCCAAAGCATTGTGTTGAGGAACAATAAGTTCACTGCAGGAATTCCAGAGAAAGTTCAATCTTACCATCAGCTTGAACATATGGATATTTCTTCAAACAGATTTATGGGGCCATTTCCTCCGTCTTTGCTGTCCTTGCCATCGATCACTTATCTTAACGTTGCAGGAAACAGGTTAACGGGGATGCTTTTTGAAGATAATCAATGCAATGCCGGATTAGATTTTGTGGATCTATCAACTAACCTGTTGAGTGGAAGATTGCCTAGTTGCCTTCTGACAGGTCCTAAGCACAGGATCATGCGTTACTCTAACAATTGTTTAGCAACTGGAGACGGAACTCAACATCCATTTTCCTTCTGTCGGAATGAGGCGTTGGCTGTTGGTATCTTACCTCATCATCATAAACATATACCAGGTTCAAAAGTGGTTCTTGCTTTGATCATTTGTGGTAGCATCATTGGTGGAGTCGTGCTAGTTTGCGCGACTATTATAGTAGTAAGAAAATTTCTTGCAAAGATAGCTACACCGAAAAAAACAACAAGATCAATAGTAGAAAATGCAGCATCTACATATACATCAAAGTTATTCACTGATGCAA ACTATGTTACTCGAACAATGAAGCTGGGATCACTTAGTCTTCCATCTTATCGGACCTTTTCATCCGAAGAGCTTAAGGTGGCAACAAACAACTTTGATGCAGCAACTTTTATAGGCAACAGTTCTGATGATCAG TTGTACAGAGGTCAGCTGAAAGATGGTTCATACATAACCATAAGATGCCTGCAAACGAAACGAAAAAATAGCAGTCAAAATTTTATGTATCATATAGAATTGATGTCAAAACTCAGACATCATCATCTGATCAGCACTCTTGGACACTGCTTCGAGTGTTACTTGGATGATTCGAGTGTTAGCAGGATATTTCTCGTCTTTGAGTATGTATCAAATGGTACCCTAAGAAGCTGGATCTCCG ATAAACATGCTAAAGGAAGACTAACGTGGACACAACGTATAGCAGCTGCAATCGGAGTAGCAAGGGGAATGCAGTTTTTGCATACTGGAAATGTACCTGGTGTTTTTTCAAATAACATAAAGATAACAGATATCTTGTTGGATCAGAACTTTGTAGCCAAAATTTGCAGCTATAATTTGCCTATTCTGGATGAGAATGTAAAGGAGCAGAAGTGTACAAG GGCTAATTATGAAGAAAAATTGGTTGTATATGATTTTGGAGTAATATTATTGGAGATAATTAGTGGGAAGCAGATAAATACCAAGAATGAAGTGAGAGTTACACAAAATCAG TTACAAGAGAGCATAATGTCGAATGCAATGTCAAGAAAGAATGTGGTTGATCCAGCAATTAGAAATTCGTGCTCGGATGAATCATTGAAGACGATGATAGAGATATGTTGCAGGTGTTTGGAACAAGATACAGAAGATATGCCCTCAGTTGAAGATGTAATATGGAATTTGCAGTTTGCTGCTCAAGTTGAGGATTCATGGAGAAAAGACTCTTCAAGTAGTGATGCCTCTCCAATTTCACATCTCTACAGCTTCAAACCCAACTTGTCGCGCAATAGCAATAGCAATAGCACGTATGTGTGA
- the LOC125865207 gene encoding probable arabinosyltransferase ARAD1, with protein MAERNVHLMGFFGRKSLFSMFSITSILFMLSLLFVMRSTGHRHFFYLNVLPKSKVLALSEEGYSQSSSQSDYEVSNSNRVVSNKGTLEKYNVLKCNPSKQVLKVFMYDLPPQFHFELLGWKAEGKSVWPDIRKLVPTYPGGLNVQHSIEYWLTLDLLLSEFDDNLNGRSASAIRVHNSSEADVIFVPFFSSVCYNRFSKVKQKKKTSPNTLLQQKLVAFLTAQEEWKRSGGKDHIILAHHPNSLLDARMKLWPAMFILSDFGRYPPTVANVEKDVIAPYKHVIRNYENDTSDFDSRPTLLYFQGAIYRKDGGSIRQELFYMLKDEKDVHFSFGSILKGGVKQATDGMHSSKFCLNIAGDTPSSNRLFDAIASHCVPVIISDEIELPYEDVLDYSEFCIFVRTSDAIKPHFLINFIRSITKQEWTTMWERLKEIENLFEYRYPSKDNDAVQMVWQAIARKVPTVNFKVHKSSRYSRSPVSKEGGLKPFPLPKNIL; from the exons ATGGCTGAGAGGAATGTACATTTGATGGGATTTTTCGGTCGAAAATCCTTGTTTAGTATGTTCTCAATTACTTCAATCTTGTTCATGTTATCTTTGTTATTTGTGATGCGTTCAACTGGACATCGTCACTTTTTTTACCTCAATGTGTTACCTAAGTCCAAGGTTCTTGCTTTGTCTGAAGAGGGTTATTCACAATCTAGTAGTCAAAGTGATTATGAGGTCTCGAATTCAAATCGAGTGGTGTCTAACAAAGGAACATTGGAAAAGTACAATGTGTTAAAGTGTAATCCTAGTAAACAAGTCCTTAAAGTTTTTATGTATGACTTGCCCCCGCAATTTCATTTTGAACTGTTGGGATGGAAGGCTGAGGGAAAGAGTGTCTGGCCAGATATTAGGAAACTGGTGCCTACTTATCCAGGCGGATTAAACGTGCAGCATAGTATAGAGTATTGGTTGACATTGGATCTTTTGTTGTCGGAATTTGATGACAATTTGAATGGTCGAAGTGCTAGTGCAATAAGAGTGCATAATTCAAGTGAAGCTGATGTGATATTTGTTCCTTTCTTTTCATCGGTTTGCTATAATCGGTTTTCAAAGGttaagcaaaagaagaaaacaagtcCAAACACCTTGCTGCAGCAAAAATTGGTTGCCTTTTTGACAGCACAAGAGGAATGGAAAAGATCAGGGGGGAAAGACCATATAATTCTTGCACACCATCCAAATAGCCTTTTGGATGCAAGAATGAAGTTGTGGCCTGCAATGTTCATACTTTCAGACTTCGGAAGGTATCCTCCCACAGTAGCTAACGTCGAAAAAGATGTGATTGCACCTTACAAACATGTAATCAGGAACTATGAGAATGACACTTCTGATTTTGATAGTCGACCAACGTTGCTCTACTTCCAGGGAGCTATATACAGAAAAGAT GGTGGATCTATTCGACAAGAGTTATTCTATATGCTGAAAGATGAGAAAGATGTTCATTTCTCCTTTGGAAGTATACTAAAAGGCGGAGTAAAACAAGCAACAGACGGTATGCACTCTTCCAAATTCTGTCTCAACATTGCAGGTGACACTCCCTCATCAAACCGTCTCTTTGATGCTATTGCATCTCACTGTGTACCAGTCATCATTAGTGACGAAATAGAGCTTCCCTACGAAGATGTTCTTGACTATTCAGAGTTCTGCATATTCGTCCGTACATCAGATGCTATCAAACCACATTTCCTCATAAACTTCATCAGGAGCATCACCAAACAAGAGTGGACTACAATGTGGGAAAGGTTAAAAGAGATCGAAAATCTCTTTGAGTATCGATATCCTTCCAAGGACAACGATGCTGTTCAAATGGTCTGGCAAGCTATCGCTCGTAAGGTTCCTACTGTCAATTTTAAGGTGCATAAATCATCGAGATATTCTCGATCACCTGTTTCGAAGGAAGGAGGGCTAAAACCATTTCCCTTGCCAAAGAATATTTTGTAA
- the LOC125865367 gene encoding protein PLANT CADMIUM RESISTANCE 10, whose amino-acid sequence MVRHKNYSPPPYIPLDQSDAEVPQVSTAEEIQQTKKDDHAQWSSGICACFDDPQSCFIGLLCPCFLFGKNADFLGSGTLMGSCTTHFILWAFFNTICCFLTEGILLGLPGCFVACYACGYRKTLRSKYNLQEAPCGDFATHFFCHLCAICQEYREIRERSGDSNSSDLSLVAVTAPQVQKMETPPANE is encoded by the exons ATGGTAAGGCACAAGAATTATTCACCTCCACCTTATATTCCTCTGGATCAGTCGGATGCAGAAGTACCACAAGTTTCTACTGCAGAAGAAATTCAACAGACCAAAAAAGATGACCATGCTCAGTGGAGTTCTGGAATCTGTGCTTGTTTTGATGATCCACAGAGCT GTTTTATTGGACTTCTTTGCCCTTGCTTTCTGTTTGGAAAAAATGCGGACTTCTTGGGGTCAGGAACCTTGATGGGATCATGTACAACTCACTTTATTTTGTGGGCTTTTTTCAACACAATTTGCTGCTTCTTAACTGAAGGCATTCTTCTGGGTTTGCCTGGGTGCTTTGTTGCATGTTATGCCTGTGGCTATCGAAAGACATTGAGATCAAAGTACAATCTTCAG GAAGCTCCATGTGGAGACTTCGCCACACACTTTTTCTGCCACTTATGTGCCATATGCCAGGAGTACCGAGAGATCCGTGAAAGATCTGGAGATTCGAACTCATCTGATCTTAGCTTAGTGGCAGTGACAGCCCCTCAAGTTCAGAAAATGGAAACTCCTCCTGCAAACGAATAG
- the LOC125865366 gene encoding probable inactive leucine-rich repeat receptor-like protein kinase At3g03770 isoform X1, whose translation MKYGLSSLSFVLVFINCHIFAAEVVKKWQLECLQESSKSVNFSVLFNPFLVMEKHLRLKTLLVLLVLLLSISISEQLQSSSQANILSRIRNLLNYPNVLSNWNNETDFCNTEPSSSVTVICYEDNITQLHIIGSKGASQLHNFLIDSFVTTLVELPSLKVLRLVSLGLYGPLPSKLSRLSSLEILDLSSNFFHSEIPREISSLTSLQSLILDGNKFTGRLPNGLGSLVVLAVLSVKNNSLDGHLPDMLGNLHNLRVLSLSRNNFTGDVPDLSGVENLQVLDLEDNSLGPKFPQVSSKIQSIVLRNNKFTAGIPEKVQSYHQLEHMDISSNRFMGPFPPSLLSLPSITYLNVAGNRLTGMLFEDNQCNAGLDFVDLSTNLLSGRLPSCLLTGPKHRIMRYSNNCLATGDGTQHPFSFCRNEALAVGILPHHHKHIPGSKVVLALIICGSIIGGVVLVCATIIVVRKFLAKIATPKKTTRSIVENAASTYTSKLFTDANYVTRTMKLGSLSLPSYRTFSSEELKVATNNFDAATFIGNSSDDQLYRGQLKDGSYITIRCLQTKRKNSSQNFMYHIELMSKLRHHHLISTLGHCFECYLDDSSVSRIFLVFEYVSNGTLRSWISDKHAKGRLTWTQRIAAAIGVARGMQFLHTGNVPGVFSNNIKITDILLDQNFVAKICSYNLPILDENVKEQKCTRANYEEKLVVYDFGVILLEIISGKQINTKNEVRVTQNQLQESIMSNAMSRKNVVDPAIRNSCSDESLKTMIEICCRCLEQDTEDMPSVEDVIWNLQFAAQVEDSWRKDSSSSDASPISHLYSFKPNLSRNSNSNSTYV comes from the exons ATGAAGTATGGTCTCTCTTCACTGTCATTTGTTCTAGTGTTTATTAACTGTCACATCTTTGCAG CTGAAGTAGTGAAGAAGTGGCAACTAGAGTGTTTACAAGAAAGCTCAAAAAGTGTAAATTTCTCAGTTCTTTTTAATCCTTTTTTGGTGATGGAAAAACATTTAAGACTTAAAACTCTTCTAGTTTTGCTTGTTTTATTGCTCTCAATTAGCATCTCAGAGCAACTACAATCTTCTTCACAAGCAAATATTTTATCGAGGATTCGAAATCTTCTGAACTATCCAAATGTTCTGAGTAATTGGAACAATGAAACTGATTTCTGTAACACTGAGCCAAGTTCATCTGTTACTGTTATCTGTTATGAGGATAACATAACTCAGCTTCATATAATAGGGAGCAAAGGGGCTTCTCAATTACATAATTTCTTGATCGATTCGTTTGTCACTACACTTGTTGAGCTTCCAAGTTTGAAAGTTCTAAGATTAGTTTCTCTTGGTTTATATGGACCATTGCCTAGTAAACTTTCAAGACTTTCATCATTGGAGATACTTGACCTTAGTTCAAATTTCTTTCATAGTGAGATACCTCGAGAAATTTCATCGTTAACGAGCCTCCAGAGTTTAATactagatggaaataagttcacTGGAAGACTTCCAAATGGACTTGGTTCACTTGTTGTTTTGGCAGTTTTGAGTGTAAAGAACAATTCTTTAGATGGACATTTACCTGATATGCTCGGAAATTTGCATAATCTTCGTGTACTTTCACTTTCGAGGAATAATTTTACTGGTGATGTACCTGATCTTAGTGGTGTCGAAAACCTTCAAGTTCTAGACTTGGAAGATAATTCTCTTGGACCGAAATTTCCTCAAGTTAGCAGCAAAATCCAAAGCATTGTGTTGAGGAACAATAAGTTCACTGCAGGAATTCCAGAGAAAGTTCAATCTTACCATCAGCTTGAACATATGGATATTTCTTCAAACAGATTTATGGGGCCATTTCCTCCGTCTTTGCTGTCCTTGCCATCGATCACTTATCTTAACGTTGCAGGAAACAGGTTAACGGGGATGCTTTTTGAAGATAATCAATGCAATGCCGGATTAGATTTTGTGGATCTATCAACTAACCTGTTGAGTGGAAGATTGCCTAGTTGCCTTCTGACAGGTCCTAAGCACAGGATCATGCGTTACTCTAACAATTGTTTAGCAACTGGAGACGGAACTCAACATCCATTTTCCTTCTGTCGGAATGAGGCGTTGGCTGTTGGTATCTTACCTCATCATCATAAACATATACCAGGTTCAAAAGTGGTTCTTGCTTTGATCATTTGTGGTAGCATCATTGGTGGAGTCGTGCTAGTTTGCGCGACTATTATAGTAGTAAGAAAATTTCTTGCAAAGATAGCTACACCGAAAAAAACAACAAGATCAATAGTAGAAAATGCAGCATCTACATATACATCAAAGTTATTCACTGATGCAA ACTATGTTACTCGAACAATGAAGCTGGGATCACTTAGTCTTCCATCTTATCGGACCTTTTCATCCGAAGAGCTTAAGGTGGCAACAAACAACTTTGATGCAGCAACTTTTATAGGCAACAGTTCTGATGATCAG TTGTACAGAGGTCAGCTGAAAGATGGTTCATACATAACCATAAGATGCCTGCAAACGAAACGAAAAAATAGCAGTCAAAATTTTATGTATCATATAGAATTGATGTCAAAACTCAGACATCATCATCTGATCAGCACTCTTGGACACTGCTTCGAGTGTTACTTGGATGATTCGAGTGTTAGCAGGATATTTCTCGTCTTTGAGTATGTATCAAATGGTACCCTAAGAAGCTGGATCTCCG ATAAACATGCTAAAGGAAGACTAACGTGGACACAACGTATAGCAGCTGCAATCGGAGTAGCAAGGGGAATGCAGTTTTTGCATACTGGAAATGTACCTGGTGTTTTTTCAAATAACATAAAGATAACAGATATCTTGTTGGATCAGAACTTTGTAGCCAAAATTTGCAGCTATAATTTGCCTATTCTGGATGAGAATGTAAAGGAGCAGAAGTGTACAAG GGCTAATTATGAAGAAAAATTGGTTGTATATGATTTTGGAGTAATATTATTGGAGATAATTAGTGGGAAGCAGATAAATACCAAGAATGAAGTGAGAGTTACACAAAATCAG TTACAAGAGAGCATAATGTCGAATGCAATGTCAAGAAAGAATGTGGTTGATCCAGCAATTAGAAATTCGTGCTCGGATGAATCATTGAAGACGATGATAGAGATATGTTGCAGGTGTTTGGAACAAGATACAGAAGATATGCCCTCAGTTGAAGATGTAATATGGAATTTGCAGTTTGCTGCTCAAGTTGAGGATTCATGGAGAAAAGACTCTTCAAGTAGTGATGCCTCTCCAATTTCACATCTCTACAGCTTCAAACCCAACTTGTCGCGCAATAGCAATAGCAATAGCACGTATGTGTGA